The sequence below is a genomic window from Desulfobulbus oligotrophicus.
GCAGCCTGTGTCTTGAAAAGGTGCCCGATGGGGTTGGCATTATTATGGATGTGAAGTGCCCTGGTTCGGGTATGGCGGCCTCCGGCCTGGCGGAAAACATCGGTGTTTTACAGCAACGACAGCTACGCGGATGCCGGGATGAGGTCAAATTCGTGCTCAGCTCAGCAGATGATTTTCATTGGGCGCGTACATACGTGGAGACACACCGACTGCCTTCTTTTCTGCCGGTCCTGTTTTCACCGGTACAGTCGCAATTTCCGCCTGCTGCCCTGGCTGAACTGCTGCTTGCCTCCCGGCTTAATGTGCGCCTGCAGGTACAACTGCACACCCTGCTGTGGCCGGGTCTGACCAGGGGTGTTTGAAGAGACAGAAAATGCTTCCGCTTGCGGCTGTTTCCCCCTATACTTTCAGCAAGGTCTCATCCCAATATTTTTCTTTTACTGTTTGAGGAAATCCGCATGCCTGCAGTGGAAACCACCTGCGTTGGAATTATCGGCCTCGGCTATGTCGGTCTGCCGCTGGCCGTGGAATTCAGTAAAAAACGACCAACCATCGGTTTTGATTTAAAGACTGATCGTATTGAAGAGTTGCGCCGTGCTGTTGATGTTACCCGCGAGGTAAGCACCGAAGAGTTGCAACAGGCGGGTGAACTGTACTTTACCAGTGATGTCGAAGAGCTGCGTCGGTGCAGTGTGTATATCGTGGCCGTCCCGACACCGATCGATTCCAATAAACGACCTGACCTGACGCCGCTGACCAGGGCATCTAAAACCGTGGCCACAGTGCTTGAAGATGGTGATGTGGTGATTTACGAGTCCACTGTCTATCCCGGTGCCACTGAAGAGGTCTGTGTACCGATTCTGGAACGGGATTCAGGGCTGGTCTTTAACCGTGATTTTTTTGTCGGCTACAGCCCGGAACGAGTCAATCCCGGTGATCGCCAGCACCGGTTGCCGACCATTGTCAAGGTCACCTCCGGATCAACTCCTGAAATTGCCGACTTTGTTGACGCCCTGTACGGTCAGATCATCACTGCCGGCACGTTCAAGGCCGGTTCCATCCGGGTGGCTGAGGCGGCCAAGGTCATTGAGAACACACAGCGCGACGTCAATATTGCCCTGGTCAATGAGTTGGCCCTGATCTTTAACCGTCTGGGCATTGACACTCTGGAGGTGTTACAGGCAGCCGGTACCAAGTGGAACTTCCTGCCGTTCCGCCCCGGACTGGTCGGCGGACACTGCATCGGCGTGGATCCCTACTACCTCACGCATAAGGCGCAGGAGGTCGGGTACCATCCGGAGATGATCCTGGCCGGTCGACGGCTCAATGACGATATGGGGCGCTACATTGCCTCGGAAACGGTCAAGTTGATGCTCAGGCGACGCATCCACGTGGCTGATTCCCAGATCCTCATCCTTGGACTCACCTTTAAGGAGAACTGCCCGGATCTGCGCAATACCCGGGTTATCGACATCATTGAAGAGTTACACTCCTTTGGAGCACAGGTTGAGGTCTATGATCCATGGGTGGATCAGGAAGAGGCCCGTCGTCTGTACGGCGTTACCATGGTCGATTCTCTTCGTGAAGGCCGCTACGATGCGGTTATCCTGGCGGTGGCCCACCAGGAGTTTGTCGCCATGACACCGGCAGCTGTGCGTAATCTCTGTAAACCCTCTGCCATTATCTACGATGTTAAACATACCCTGCCAGCCGAAGTGATTGACGGCAGCCTCTAGCTGCAGCTCGTTGGGTGCAGATGTCTGTACGCATCAGCACCCAAGGCTCTCCGGTTCAGGAAGACTGCTGCCCAGGGCCTCCTGAGCGTAGGATCAGGGGGCGAACAGCGTTTTTCCGTCTGTCTTTACAGGGTCTGGGTGACGGATTCGATGGTGATGACCAGGACCGCACGCAACCAGGTAAACTTTGCCTTCATACCGTCAAAATCCGGGCCGGAGGTGACAAAGGAGCCCTGCCCTCGAATTAAAAAACCAGTACCCGGTCCATGCAGGCCGCTCACTTCACGGCTTCCCAGGGTGAGCAGTACCTTGGGATTGCTGCTGATGTTTGCCTCTGTTGTGTGCATACGGCCGGCAGGGATGAGCAGGCGCTGGTCTGCCGACAGGGTGAGGTAACTGTTCCAGGTGTTGACCAGGTGTGGTTCATCTTTTCCCTGTGTGGCAATGGCGACCACACCTTCATTCTGCATAACTTTCAGCAACGGTTCCGGTAGCATCTTTATCTCTCCTGTCCATGTACTTTTTGATGTGACTAACAGTTGGTCCTGGTTGTGTCTGTTTTCGCGTCGGTATCGCCGGGTGTTGTGTGATCGTGCCTTATTCCCAGGTTCCAGATCGCTTCGGCACGACTGCCTATGTACCAAAAACTGAGAGCAAGCACTGTAAAAAAGGCCGCTTTATGGATGGTATCCCAAAAATATTCAAAGTAGCGTGTATACAGATTTATACATAAGAATGTCAGGCCAAAGCCGCGGAGAACAGCATCATCTTTTTTCAGGCCGTACCAGACAGCAGCGATTGAAGCGGCACCGAAAAGCAGAGACCAATGAAAAAGTTCATACTGTTGCACCTGCTGCCATTGCCTCATATCACCGTAGTTGCCGAAAATAGACATGATCCACAGGGCAATGAACAGGTGCAGCAGGCCGATGACCTTTGTTTGCGGTGACATGGAGAGGATGCGCGTTTTGAGTGTTTTATCGTTTTTGTCAGAGGCGATATTTTGTCCTTCTATTCCGGCAATGGCCAGGATGGCACCAAAGAGAACAAAACGTAGCGGATAGTTCATGCCTAAAAAGTACGCCCCATAACCGGAGACGTAGCCGGTTTCTGTCCCCATCCAGCCACTCAACGACAGCAGTCCAAACACCCAGACAAGCGCCGATGGAAACCAGAGGCCGAGCAGCGCATAGAGGACGGAGGCGATGAGAAACAGCAAAGAGAAGTGGCCGCTGCCTGTATCCACGGCCACACCAAGATAAAAGACAGCCCCGGCCAGGGTCAAGACACCGAGGAAAAAGACGGCTTCATTGCTGTAGACCCGGTGGGGGTACTTTTTTCGTAAAAACAGGCCATACTGAAAGAGACCGGCTGCTGCAACTGCAAAAAATGCACACTTGCCGATTGCCGGTGCCTTGAAGATGCGCATCAGAAGCTCTGCAAGCACCTTGTCGGCTGCAACTGCGCCAGCTGCAATCACCAGGCAGACGATGGCAATGGAAAAGGCGTAGCGGGCGGTCTTTTGCCAATCAAAGGTGGCAATGGTAAGCGATGCCCTCAGCTGATGGCCGGTGGCCGCATCAATGACACCGTTATCCTGCCACTGGGCAACTGTACGCATCACAATGCTGTGCTGCTTTCGTGTCAGCACAATGTGGGGTTGCGGTTCTGTTTTTTTCATTGTTTTTCCGGTACGTTCGTTTTTTGTCATGGAGCAATTTTCCGGCAGAGCTACTGCAGGCCGTTTAGCACTTTATTGCCTGGACCGCAATATACTCTGCCATCAACGTTCTCTGCAGCCACGACCGGTCATCTCCATCGTGTATTTTATGCAGGCGTGTTGCAGTGAGTAAAGTTCAAAAATGATGGCCGGGCATTCTGGAACAAGTCGTCTTTAAATGGCATAACCTGCTGCAGGTACAGACGGGCAACGCATCTGTTTGTTTCCAGTTGGTTGCCCATTGATCGGAATATGTCGGTCATAAATCGACTTGACCCTCTCTATCGTACCTGTTACGAAAAAGATAAATCATCTTTATCATTCATCTGCAACAGAGGAGGAACGCTTATGAAGCGAGCATCAATCAGAGCGTTGAGGTGTCATCTGACTGTCATCGTCATGGCTTTCAGTCTGTTTCTTTCGCCGCTGTCCGCTTGGGCGGAGCTGCCGGTGGTGGTGCTTATTGCCACAGGAGGAACCATTGCCATGAAGATTGATCCAGTCAAAAAGGCACCGGTGCCCGCTATCTCCGGGGAAGATCTTCTGACCACCGTGCCTGAGATTGCCGAGTTTGCCCGTATCGAAGTGCAGAACCTGTCAAATGTACCGTCCGATTACATGGACGCAGCACGCTGGATAGAGCTGCAGAAGGCTGTGGTTGCCACCCTTGCCCGACCTGAGGTGGCTGGAGTGATTGTCTCTCACGGTACAGACACCCTTGAAGAGACTGCCTACTTTCTTGATCTCTCGGTTGCCGGCGACAAACCCGTTGTACTGATCGGGGCACAGCGGAACGCTTCGGAAAAAGATTTTGACGGGCCGCGGAATCTGCTGAATGCTGCCCGGATCTGTGTCTCACCTGATGCTACAAACAAAGGAGCCATGATTGCACTGAACAACCAGATCAATGCTGCCCGGGATGTGACTAAAACACACACTTCAGATGTGGAGACCTTCAAGTCCGGTGATTTTGGGTTCCTCGGAGTGGTGGACAACGATCAGGTGCTCTTTTATCGTGCTCCTCTGCGCAGACAGCACATTCCACTGACCAGGGACGAGCTTTCGTATGTGGAGATTGTGCCCATGTATGGCGGTGCCGACGGCAGGCTGATCAGGGCAGCGGTGGATGGAGGAGCCAAAGGCATTGTCATTGAAGCCCTTGGCTGGGGCAACGTCAATATTCCCATGTATGAGGCAATTAAAGAGGCCATTGCAAAAGATGTGGTTGTGGTTATTTCCACACGGGTTCCCAATGGCAGGGTGCTCCCTGTGTATGGATTCCAGGGAGGCGGCAGCACGCTGAAAGAGGTGGGTGCTGTTTTTGCCGATAACCTGAGCCCGCAAAAGGCAAGAATTCTTCTTTTACTTGCGCTGCAGGAGCCCCTGAAAGTAGAGCAACTGCAGGCCTACTATGATCGATAGGTTCTGTTGCGATAAACAAACCCCGCAGTCAGGGTAAAGAACTGATCTGTGGGCGGGGTTCTTTGTCCTTATCACAACCGACCTGTTGACCATTTTGCAGAGAACATGCAGTAGACTTGACAACCATTTTTATAACGGAACCAAAGGGAAACAGACCTCCAGCTGTCTGCATCAGTTAAACTCTCTCCAGAGCATCAGACAATGCATCGTTTTTTCTACCTTTTATCGGCGTGTTTTTGCAGCGGAGTTCTGTTCACAGCACCTCCATTGGTTTGGAGCGCGAAACAACCGGGGATTGTCAAAGATCCTGCAGCCACCACAAAACCTGCTACTACCACAAAACCTGCGACCACCACGAAAAAGACAACCAGTGCCGGTGCAGGGAGATCCAGCAGTTCCAGCTACAGTAACGAGGAGTTTGGTTTTTCTTTCAGTTATCCTGCAACATGGGTTGTGCTGCCTGGAGCCATTCCTGACGAACAGGTGAGGGTGGTCAACCAGGAGGAGTACCCTGTTGCGGAGTGCGCGTTGATTGTGAAGCGCTTTCCCAGGGCGGCAAACGCCGGACAGGGTGATATTGATCAGATATTCATCACGCCACCGACCACGGCCGAACTTGAAGAGGTGTTGGGCGAGGGTGGTGATACGATCAAGGTGACCAGGGCCGACAGCGGTCATCTGCATAAACGGCCGGCACACGTTGGTCGAGTTCATTATAAAATTAATACCAATGTCTATGCTTCAGGCCTGGTTGTCATGACCGCAACACCCGGTTTGACCTGGACTCTGTCGTGTAGCGGGTTGGGCGAAACCCCGGCGGTTGCTGAAAAGAATTTTCAGTTTTGGCAAGACGCTGTCAATAAACTTGTTGCATCGTTCATTTTTAAATAATCGGTGATCATACTTCTGCGTATACCTTCAGCCGGGGGACCTTCTTGCTGTTGAGAACAGGGAGAGGGGCCTGGGTGGGGGTGACGCTCCAGCAACCGGGGGAGCAATATATTTCCGGTTGCAAGATAAGCGCCGGGTGGTTGGAAGGAAGACTTCTTGTTGCTGACGAATGAGGTTTTTTTATGTGCAGTGTGTTTAGACAATGTTTTTTCTTGGTACTTCTGGGTTTGTTATCGGTTGATCCGCAGACGGTGCATGCCGCTAAAACCATGAAGCTTCATCCAGCAACACCCCAGCCTTCCCGTTTTGTCGTCCGGGGCACTTCCCTGTTTGATCTGCACCATCCAGACCGCCCTGTTTTTTTCAAAGGTATGGGATATTCCCCGTTTTTGCCGGGCGAGACACCGGTTTTAGGAGATCCGCCCGGAAATGATGACCGGTATGTTCAGCATCTGGCCCTGATGACAGACATGAACGTCAACTACATCCATATCTTTCCCCGGCTGATGCCGACGAAATTTTTCGAGGCCCTGGACAAAACCGACCTTGTTTACGGTCAGGATATATGGATATGGGCCTATGAGGAAGATTTTCTGGCCCCTGCCTTTCAAGAGAAAACGTTCAATGACATTAAGGAGGTAATCGATCATACCTACCGGGCAGGCCGTCCGGATCGGTTGGTCCTTTTTTCCATAGGTGATGAGCTGCAGGCCAAATGTGTTGAGTCCACCAACGCTCGCCATCCCAAGGTCCGTGATTACAGGGGAAAGCATCTGACCGTCACCAATCGTACCGCCACCGAAGTGGCCATGGCTCAACTGGTGGACAGGGCCATGGACTATGAACTGAGCCGTTATGGCCGTCGTCATCTGTACTGCCATACCAGTTGGACGCATATCGGGCCGATTGCCGATCGATCCGATCTCGAAGTCTCCACTGCGGACATTCTGGTGCCGGACATGGGTGATCTGATGTGCCTCAACGTCTACACCTATGCCAACGGAGTTCGCACCTCACCGCCGGGCTCTGTAACCGGTTCCACCTATCAGGGGTATCTTGAACAACTGGCCAGAGAGTCGCAACAGCCCATTCTTATTACCCAGGCGGGGCTGTCAACCTCACCCTTTGAACCAAAGCCCTGGGTTCCGGGGTTTGGCGGCCATGCGATCAAAGATGTGCCGAAAACGTTTCGCTCGATATGGCAGGATATTCGTACGGCCAAGGGCAGTGAACAGTACAGTGGACTGGTATTTTTTGAACTGCACGATGAGTGGTGGAAGAGCGCCAAGGGACCGGAGCAGGCCATGCATCAGGACGTCGATGATCCGGAACAGTGGTTTGGTGTTTACAGCGTGGGGAAGGGAAACACCTTGAAGGCCAAAGGATCGATTCCGGCAACAGTTGCTGAACTGTTTGGCGAAGATTAAAAGTCACAACCGAAATTCCCTGGTGCAGCGTGCCTGGTGATCGACCGGGCACGCTTTTTTTTATGCAAAAAATTCCAGGATGTATTTGAGAGCCGTACCAGCCATGATGATAACGAGCATCCACTTGATCACTCCGGCTGGGACGAATTTCTGGCAGCGGGCTCCCAGGTACATCCCTGCCATACCTCCCAGACCGAAAAGGAGCCCCAGGAACCAGTCCGGTGCCACTGATAGATGAGGATAGAAGGGAGCAATGGCTGTATAAAAGGCCACTCCAGCCACTGAAGTAACAAAGGTCCCCATGAGGGCGGCACCGGCAATCGTGTAAACGGGCAGTTTGAAAAAGGTGACAAGAAAGGGGGCGATGATCGCACCGCCGCCAATGCCGTAGATCCCGCCGATGATCCCAACGATGAAGCAAAGTAAAAAAACACCGGCTACCGGCAGAGTGTAGGTTTCGCCCTGATAGGTATATGCGATCCTTTGCAGGGTGCACCCGGTGACAGTAACTGTTGCCGGCGATCCGCGGGTCACGGTGGCTGTGGAGGTACCTTCAGGTGCATTGGCGGGACCAGGTTGAGCTGCATGCCGGGAGACAGACAGGTCTCTGACCATTTTACCGGCAATGTAGAGGAGGACGGCGGCGGCGAACAGTTTGAAGCTGTGTGGATCACGAAGGCCGGTGACCCGGACAAGGGCGCCGATGAGTACCCCGGGCAGCGTGCCGAGAACCACGGCCCATGCCAGAGGCCAGACCATTCGCCCCTCTTTGCAGTAGCGATAAATTCCCGAAGGAATGGCTACAATATTATAGACTTGGTTGGTTGCACTGACGGAAGGGTGAGTGTACCCCAGTACAGACATCTGAAAGGGGAGAAGCAGGAAGGCTCCGGAAATACCGCCCATGGAGGTGAAGAAGGAGACGGCACAGGCCACCAGCGGTGGAATCCAGGGGTCAGTGGTAACACCTGAGACGGCAAACAGCATGATGATGCCCTGAAGAGTAATTGATCCAGACAGTTAGTGCTCATCTGTAACCGTATTGTTCTGAAATATCAAGACGGTTTGCACTGGCTCATCCTCGTAGAGATGGAGGGTGAATGTCGTCGACTTTCCCCTGCTGTACTTTTCCTGTTAGCGTGTTTTTTATGTAGCCGTCCTTTGGACTTTTCTAAAAAAAGAATGTGCTTTTATGCACTGTTTATAGTTTTGCAGGGTGGATGCGATTTCCACCAATCTCTGCCCTGTCCCCTGTACTCACTGTTTTGCCATGGTCTGTGAGGGATCTTGACGGGCAGGGTGGTTGATCGGGTGAAAGAAAAAGAGACAGTGGCATGAAAAGTCCGGCGGTGTCTTTAGTTTTTGGTTGTCCGTCATGATTGCAGCTTGACACTTGCCGGGTTTTTCGGTTTATTCATTGCTTTGCGCCCGGCATCCTGCGGATCATGGCGGTGCCTGAACAGGTTGCTGTGCAACCACGCTCCATATTCAATTTCCACTATAGGCAAAGACTATGACATTTTGGCGAGTACCCCTTGATGCCCAGGAGATTCAGGTCACCAGGGGGATGGTCACCATCATTGAAGATCGCTGCAAAGGGTGCGGCTACTGTATCGAGTTCTGCCCCAGGCACATTCTGCAGTTCAGCGGGCATTTCAATCGTAAGGGGTACCATCCACCGGTGGTCACGAAGTCGGAGGAGTGTGTCAACTGTCATTTTTGTGAAATTATCTGTCCGGAGTTCGCTATTTTTTCGGTTGAATTTGAGCCGGACACCGCCAAAAGTTAACATTTGTCTGTATAAGAGTGTCTTATGAAATCCACTGTGCTTACCGGTGAACATTATATGACCGGCGATGAAGCCTGTGCTGAGGGGGCGATCGCTGCCGGTTGCCGGTTTTTTGGAGCCTATCCGATCACTCCGGCCACTGAAATTGCCGAATGCATGGCGGTCCGACTGCCCGATGTGGGCGGTACCTTTATTCAGATGGAGGATGAGATCGCCGCGATTGCCTCAATCCTGGGTGCCGCCTGGACCGGGGTGAAGGCGATGACGGCAACTTCAGGGCCGGGGTTCAGCCTGATGATGGAGAACCTCGGTCTGGCAGTGTGTACGGAAACACCCTGTGTGCTGGTCAATGTGCAGCGCACCGGTCCTTCCACCGGGTTGCCGACTATGACCGGTCAGGCTGATATGATGCAGGCCCGATGGGGTTCCCACGGCGATTATGAACTGATTGCCCTGGCACCGTCTTCGCCGCAGGACTGCTTCTATCACACTATCCGCGCCTTCAATCTCAGCGAGAAGTACCGGGTGCC
It includes:
- a CDS encoding pyridoxamine 5'-phosphate oxidase family protein; this translates as MLPEPLLKVMQNEGVVAIATQGKDEPHLVNTWNSYLTLSADQRLLIPAGRMHTTEANISSNPKVLLTLGSREVSGLHGPGTGFLIRGQGSFVTSGPDFDGMKAKFTWLRAVLVITIESVTQTL
- a CDS encoding sulfite exporter TauE/SafE family protein — its product is MLFAVSGVTTDPWIPPLVACAVSFFTSMGGISGAFLLLPFQMSVLGYTHPSVSATNQVYNIVAIPSGIYRYCKEGRMVWPLAWAVVLGTLPGVLIGALVRVTGLRDPHSFKLFAAAVLLYIAGKMVRDLSVSRHAAQPGPANAPEGTSTATVTRGSPATVTVTGCTLQRIAYTYQGETYTLPVAGVFLLCFIVGIIGGIYGIGGGAIIAPFLVTFFKLPVYTIAGAALMGTFVTSVAGVAFYTAIAPFYPHLSVAPDWFLGLLFGLGGMAGMYLGARCQKFVPAGVIKWMLVIIMAGTALKYILEFFA
- a CDS encoding radical SAM protein — encoded protein: MTETLRVCELFYSIQGESTRAGLPCLFIRLAGCNLRCSYCDASYTWQEEGHLMQVAELLAWVDATPGVMVEVTGGEPMSQPGTVPLMRSLLAAGRSVLLETNGSLCLEKVPDGVGIIMDVKCPGSGMAASGLAENIGVLQQRQLRGCRDEVKFVLSSADDFHWARTYVETHRLPSFLPVLFSPVQSQFPPAALAELLLASRLNVRLQVQLHTLLWPGLTRGV
- a CDS encoding DUF2157 domain-containing protein, translating into MVLTRKQHSIVMRTVAQWQDNGVIDAATGHQLRASLTIATFDWQKTARYAFSIAIVCLVIAAGAVAADKVLAELLMRIFKAPAIGKCAFFAVAAAGLFQYGLFLRKKYPHRVYSNEAVFFLGVLTLAGAVFYLGVAVDTGSGHFSLLFLIASVLYALLGLWFPSALVWVFGLLSLSGWMGTETGYVSGYGAYFLGMNYPLRFVLFGAILAIAGIEGQNIASDKNDKTLKTRILSMSPQTKVIGLLHLFIALWIMSIFGNYGDMRQWQQVQQYELFHWSLLFGAASIAAVWYGLKKDDAVLRGFGLTFLCINLYTRYFEYFWDTIHKAAFFTVLALSFWYIGSRAEAIWNLGIRHDHTTPGDTDAKTDTTRTNC
- the tviB gene encoding Vi polysaccharide biosynthesis UDP-N-acetylglucosamine C-6 dehydrogenase TviB, whose translation is MPAVETTCVGIIGLGYVGLPLAVEFSKKRPTIGFDLKTDRIEELRRAVDVTREVSTEELQQAGELYFTSDVEELRRCSVYIVAVPTPIDSNKRPDLTPLTRASKTVATVLEDGDVVIYESTVYPGATEEVCVPILERDSGLVFNRDFFVGYSPERVNPGDRQHRLPTIVKVTSGSTPEIADFVDALYGQIITAGTFKAGSIRVAEAAKVIENTQRDVNIALVNELALIFNRLGIDTLEVLQAAGTKWNFLPFRPGLVGGHCIGVDPYYLTHKAQEVGYHPEMILAGRRLNDDMGRYIASETVKLMLRRRIHVADSQILILGLTFKENCPDLRNTRVIDIIEELHSFGAQVEVYDPWVDQEEARRLYGVTMVDSLREGRYDAVILAVAHQEFVAMTPAAVRNLCKPSAIIYDVKHTLPAEVIDGSL
- a CDS encoding 4Fe-4S dicluster domain-containing protein, whose product is MTFWRVPLDAQEIQVTRGMVTIIEDRCKGCGYCIEFCPRHILQFSGHFNRKGYHPPVVTKSEECVNCHFCEIICPEFAIFSVEFEPDTAKS
- a CDS encoding asparaginase; amino-acid sequence: MAFSLFLSPLSAWAELPVVVLIATGGTIAMKIDPVKKAPVPAISGEDLLTTVPEIAEFARIEVQNLSNVPSDYMDAARWIELQKAVVATLARPEVAGVIVSHGTDTLEETAYFLDLSVAGDKPVVLIGAQRNASEKDFDGPRNLLNAARICVSPDATNKGAMIALNNQINAARDVTKTHTSDVETFKSGDFGFLGVVDNDQVLFYRAPLRRQHIPLTRDELSYVEIVPMYGGADGRLIRAAVDGGAKGIVIEALGWGNVNIPMYEAIKEAIAKDVVVVISTRVPNGRVLPVYGFQGGGSTLKEVGAVFADNLSPQKARILLLLALQEPLKVEQLQAYYDR